In one Mesorhizobium australicum genomic region, the following are encoded:
- a CDS encoding DUF1499 domain-containing protein, whose amino-acid sequence MAAVVERRVSRAARWSRRLAFFAAVLFVMSGLGHRYGLVDTISFLWLLGIVGALGIAALCCAAWGFYRLWTRGDKGGRDSAAGALIALIVLAPFLVSAWQVVTLPSLTDISTDVVNPPQLPLAAAERGGPTNPVTTPTPRDTELQLENYPGVIGRRYEVAPDLVIQAIVKLARDRGWTVRGDPQLAEGQSEITIEIVAYTFLLGFPVDVAVRVVDEDAAVYVDMRSVSRWGRHDLGDNARRIEGFLTELDAAVKGEPVAE is encoded by the coding sequence ATGGCGGCAGTCGTCGAACGGCGCGTTTCGCGCGCGGCCCGCTGGTCGCGCCGGCTGGCTTTCTTCGCGGCCGTGCTGTTCGTCATGTCCGGGCTCGGGCACCGTTACGGGCTCGTCGACACGATCTCGTTCCTCTGGCTGCTCGGCATCGTCGGCGCGCTCGGCATCGCCGCGCTGTGCTGCGCGGCCTGGGGCTTTTATCGCCTGTGGACGCGCGGCGACAAAGGCGGGCGCGACTCGGCCGCGGGCGCGCTGATCGCGCTCATCGTTCTGGCGCCCTTCCTCGTCTCGGCCTGGCAGGTGGTGACGCTGCCGTCGCTGACGGACATCTCGACCGACGTCGTCAACCCGCCGCAACTGCCGCTGGCGGCGGCGGAGCGCGGCGGGCCGACCAATCCAGTGACGACGCCGACGCCGCGCGATACCGAACTGCAGCTCGAGAACTATCCGGGCGTGATCGGCCGCCGCTACGAGGTCGCGCCGGACCTCGTGATCCAGGCGATCGTCAAGCTGGCGCGCGACCGCGGCTGGACGGTGCGCGGCGACCCGCAGCTTGCCGAGGGCCAGAGCGAGATCACCATCGAGATCGTCGCCTACACCTTCCTGCTCGGGTTTCCGGTGGACGTGGCCGTGCGCGTGGTGGACGAGGACGCCGCGGTCTATGTCGACATGCGCTCGGTCTCGCGCTGGGGCCGGCACGACCTCGGCGACAACGCCCGGCGCATCGAGGGGTTTTTGACTGAGCTGGACGCGGCGGTGAAGGGGGAGCCGGTGGCGGAGTAG
- a CDS encoding biotin transporter BioY — protein sequence MSNAIVMRPLVSLALPQGGVARFAAQAALVVAGTLILTIAAKTRVPLGLVDINLGTLAVMGLGVAYGWRLALVTLIAYLVEGAAGLPVFQGTPERGIGLAYMMGPTGGYLVGYIAAAVIAGWAADRGFDRNPLKLGAALLVGEALVLGLGFAWLATLIGAEKAWLGGVAPFVYGDLVKVALVAVAAPAVWSLFSAFGAKK from the coding sequence ATGTCCAATGCCATCGTCATGCGTCCGCTTGTCAGCCTCGCCCTGCCGCAGGGCGGCGTGGCGCGCTTCGCCGCGCAGGCAGCGCTCGTCGTCGCCGGCACGCTGATCCTGACGATCGCCGCCAAGACCAGGGTACCGCTCGGGCTGGTGGACATCAATCTCGGCACGCTGGCCGTGATGGGGCTCGGCGTCGCCTATGGCTGGCGCCTGGCGCTGGTGACGCTCATCGCCTACCTCGTGGAAGGCGCGGCCGGCCTGCCTGTGTTCCAGGGCACGCCGGAGAGGGGCATCGGCCTCGCCTACATGATGGGCCCGACGGGCGGATACCTCGTCGGCTACATCGCCGCCGCCGTGATCGCCGGCTGGGCGGCGGACCGCGGCTTCGACCGCAACCCGCTGAAGCTCGGCGCAGCGCTGCTCGTCGGCGAGGCGCTGGTGCTCGGCCTCGGCTTCGCCTGGCTCGCGACCCTGATCGGCGCTGAAAAGGCCTGGCTCGGCGGCGTGGCGCCATTCGTCTATGGCGACCTCGTCAAGGTGGCGCTGGTGGCGGTCGCCGCTCCCGCCGTGTGGTCGCTCTTCTCGGCCTTCGGCGCGAAAAAGTAA
- a CDS encoding fatty-acid--CoA ligase yields the protein MLGLMQEWPLVCHKVIDHAARQHGHREIVSRSVEGPIVRTTYNDIRLRALKVAQLLARDGFKRSDRIGTLAWNTGNHLEAWYGIMGMGGVYHTLNPRLFPEQLVWIMNHAEDQALFVDLTFMPLIEKIAPMVKSLRKIIVFTDKAHMPATALPNVVAYEEWLADGDDDFRWVDVEENEACGMCYTSGTTGDPKGVLYSHRSNVIHGMMAAMPDAMGISSRDVILPVVPMFHANAWGLGQSAPMIGAKMVMPGGKMDGASIYELLDTEKVTFSAAVPTVWLMLLQHLEANNLTLPHLNKVVIGGSACPRAITEKFEKNYGVQVIHAWGMTEMSPLGSLCTMKPEYQDLTGEALLDVKQTQGWSPFGVEMKVTDDDDRELPWDGKTFGRLKVRGPAVAKGYYGGAGKEQFDADGWFDTGDVAHINTNGYMQITDRSKDVIKSGGEWISSIELENLAVGHPEVAEAAVIGIAHPKWDERPLLVVVRKPGKEPTKEQILGFMDGKIAKWWMPDDVVFVPEIPHTATGKIQKTTLREHFKGYKLPA from the coding sequence ATGCTTGGACTGATGCAGGAGTGGCCGCTGGTCTGCCACAAGGTGATCGATCATGCCGCGCGGCAGCACGGTCACCGGGAGATCGTGTCGCGCTCGGTGGAAGGCCCCATCGTGCGCACCACCTACAACGACATTCGCCTGCGGGCGCTGAAGGTGGCGCAGCTTCTGGCGCGCGACGGCTTCAAGCGCTCCGACCGGATCGGCACGCTGGCCTGGAACACCGGCAACCATCTCGAAGCCTGGTACGGCATCATGGGCATGGGCGGCGTCTACCACACGCTCAACCCGCGCCTCTTTCCCGAGCAGCTCGTGTGGATCATGAACCACGCCGAGGACCAGGCGCTGTTCGTCGACCTCACCTTCATGCCGCTGATCGAGAAGATCGCGCCGATGGTGAAGTCGCTCAGGAAAATCATCGTGTTCACCGACAAGGCGCACATGCCGGCCACGGCGCTGCCCAACGTGGTGGCCTATGAGGAATGGCTGGCGGATGGCGACGACGATTTCCGCTGGGTCGACGTCGAGGAGAACGAGGCCTGCGGCATGTGCTACACCTCGGGCACCACGGGCGATCCGAAGGGCGTGCTCTATTCGCACCGCTCGAATGTCATCCACGGCATGATGGCGGCGATGCCCGACGCCATGGGCATCTCGTCGCGCGACGTGATCCTGCCGGTGGTGCCGATGTTCCACGCCAATGCCTGGGGGTTGGGCCAGAGCGCACCGATGATCGGCGCCAAGATGGTGATGCCCGGCGGCAAGATGGATGGCGCCTCGATCTACGAGCTGCTCGACACGGAGAAGGTGACCTTCTCGGCCGCCGTGCCAACGGTGTGGCTGATGCTGTTGCAGCATCTGGAGGCCAACAACCTGACGCTGCCGCATCTCAACAAGGTCGTCATCGGCGGCTCGGCCTGCCCGCGCGCCATCACCGAGAAATTCGAGAAGAACTACGGCGTGCAGGTGATCCATGCCTGGGGCATGACCGAGATGAGCCCGCTCGGCTCGCTGTGCACGATGAAGCCGGAATACCAGGACCTGACCGGCGAGGCGCTGCTGGACGTCAAGCAGACTCAAGGCTGGTCGCCCTTCGGCGTCGAGATGAAGGTGACGGACGACGACGACCGAGAGCTGCCGTGGGACGGCAAGACCTTCGGCCGCCTCAAGGTGCGCGGCCCGGCGGTCGCCAAGGGCTATTACGGCGGCGCGGGCAAGGAGCAGTTCGACGCCGACGGCTGGTTCGACACCGGCGACGTCGCCCACATCAACACCAACGGCTACATGCAGATCACCGACCGCTCGAAGGACGTGATCAAGTCGGGTGGCGAGTGGATCTCGTCGATCGAGCTGGAAAACCTCGCCGTTGGCCATCCCGAGGTGGCGGAGGCCGCGGTGATCGGCATCGCGCATCCGAAATGGGACGAGCGGCCGCTGCTGGTGGTGGTCAGGAAGCCCGGCAAGGAGCCGACCAAGGAACAGATCCTCGGCTTCATGGACGGCAAGATCGCCAAATGGTGGATGCCCGACGATGTGGTCTTCGTGCCCGAAATACCGCACACGGCCACCGGCAAGATCCAGAAGACGACGCTGCGCGAGCACTTCAAGGGATACAAGCTGCCGGCGTGA
- a CDS encoding DUF1902 domain-containing protein — MSKPVIFTITAAWDDEASVWAGHCDDIPAAADAPTLDGLLEKISAMALDLLPDNHPDIDPASLFLQITALREAELAAA; from the coding sequence ATGTCCAAACCTGTCATTTTCACCATCACTGCGGCCTGGGACGACGAAGCATCGGTTTGGGCGGGCCATTGCGACGACATTCCGGCCGCCGCCGATGCGCCGACGCTGGACGGTCTCCTCGAAAAGATCTCCGCCATGGCGCTCGATCTCCTGCCGGACAATCATCCGGACATCGATCCGGCGTCGCTGTTCCTGCAGATCACGGCCCTGCGCGAAGCCGAGCTCGCGGCCGCCTGA
- a CDS encoding polysaccharide deacetylase family protein, with protein MKRAFPAVLAVALLCSPAAGGSRLVEPQLHLESSAGGRRVALTLDACSGATDTRILSALVENAIPATIFVTARWLRRNPDAVRLLLAHPALFEIENHGARHVPAVDEAVRIYGIAAAGSPQAVAAEVEGGAREMTALGLAKPRWFRGATAKYTPSAIAKIRGMGYRVAGYSLNADQGATLGAASVEKRVAAAKDGDVIIAHVNQPTRQAGAGLVKGLLRLKADGATFVRLEDVAETGTDGTAAP; from the coding sequence ATGAAACGCGCCTTCCCTGCTGTCCTTGCGGTCGCGCTGCTCTGCTCGCCGGCGGCGGGCGGGAGCCGGTTGGTCGAGCCGCAACTGCATCTCGAAAGCTCGGCGGGCGGGCGGCGCGTGGCGCTGACGCTCGACGCCTGCAGCGGCGCCACCGACACGCGCATCCTGTCGGCGCTGGTGGAGAACGCCATTCCGGCGACGATCTTTGTCACGGCGCGCTGGCTGAGGCGTAATCCCGACGCGGTGCGGCTGCTTCTCGCCCATCCGGCTCTGTTCGAGATCGAGAACCACGGCGCGCGCCACGTGCCGGCGGTGGACGAGGCGGTGCGCATCTACGGCATCGCGGCGGCGGGATCGCCGCAGGCGGTGGCGGCGGAGGTGGAGGGCGGGGCGCGCGAGATGACCGCGCTGGGCCTCGCCAAGCCGCGCTGGTTTCGCGGCGCGACGGCGAAATACACGCCGTCCGCAATCGCGAAGATCCGCGGGATGGGCTACCGCGTCGCCGGCTACTCGCTCAATGCCGACCAGGGTGCGACGCTGGGGGCGGCCTCGGTGGAGAAGCGCGTCGCCGCGGCGAAGGACGGCGACGTCATCATCGCCCATGTCAACCAGCCGACGCGCCAGGCCGGCGCGGGGCTGGTGAAGGGCCTGCTGCGGCTCAAGGCCGACGGCGCGACCTTCGTGCGGCTGGAGGATGTCGCGGAGACGGGAACGGACGGTACGGCGGCGCCGTGA
- a CDS encoding DUF6471 domain-containing protein — MTYAQLAEKLAAMDIQESERNLNNKISRGGFSAAFLLQCLQAIILGTLNLGR; from the coding sequence GTGACGTATGCGCAGCTAGCCGAGAAGCTGGCGGCTATGGACATTCAGGAATCGGAGCGTAACCTGAACAACAAGATTAGCCGAGGGGGGTTCAGCGCGGCTTTCTTGCTTCAATGCCTTCAAGCGATTATTTTGGGGACATTGAATCTTGGGCGATAA
- a CDS encoding MBL fold metallo-hydrolase: protein MAIEFQTAFDPAYGSAVPIAPGVSRLTVNNPSAFTFYGTNTYLVGTETLAVIDPGPEDDAHFEALRRAIAGRPVSHIVLTHTHRDHSPLARRLKELTGATTVAEGPHRASRPLRIGETNPLDASGDLDFTPDVRLGDGEVVEGDGWRLGGVFTPGHAANHMSFGLEGTGILFSGDHVMAWSTSIVAPPDGSMSDYMASLDRLLARDDRLYLPGHGGELRKPLPFLRGLKAHRKMRERAILERLRQGDRTIPDMVKAIYRETDPKLHGAAGLSVLAHIEDLVAKGAAIAETDVSIDGVYRAG from the coding sequence ATGGCCATCGAGTTCCAGACCGCCTTCGACCCGGCCTACGGATCGGCCGTTCCGATCGCTCCGGGCGTGTCCCGGCTGACGGTCAACAATCCCAGCGCCTTTACCTTCTACGGCACCAACACCTATCTCGTCGGCACCGAGACGCTGGCCGTCATCGATCCAGGCCCCGAGGATGACGCGCATTTCGAGGCACTTAGGCGCGCGATCGCCGGCCGCCCGGTCAGCCACATCGTCCTCACCCACACCCATCGCGACCACTCGCCGCTGGCGCGCCGGCTGAAGGAGCTGACCGGCGCGACCACGGTCGCCGAAGGGCCGCACCGCGCCTCGCGGCCGCTGCGCATCGGCGAGACCAACCCGCTCGACGCCAGCGGCGACCTCGACTTCACACCCGATGTGCGTCTTGGCGACGGCGAGGTGGTCGAGGGCGACGGCTGGAGGCTCGGCGGCGTCTTCACGCCGGGCCACGCCGCCAACCACATGTCGTTCGGCCTCGAAGGCACCGGCATCCTGTTCTCCGGCGACCATGTCATGGCGTGGTCCACCTCGATCGTGGCGCCGCCCGACGGCTCGATGTCCGACTACATGGCCTCGCTCGACCGGCTGCTCGCCCGCGACGACCGGCTCTACCTTCCCGGCCATGGTGGTGAGCTGCGCAAGCCGCTCCCCTTCCTGCGCGGCCTGAAAGCCCACCGCAAGATGCGCGAGCGCGCCATCCTGGAAAGGCTGCGGCAGGGCGACCGCACCATCCCCGACATGGTCAAGGCGATCTACCGCGAGACCGACCCAAAACTCCACGGCGCGGCGGGGCTGTCGGTGCTGGCGCATATCGAGGATCTTGTCGCCAAAGGCGCGGCGATCGCGGAGACGGACGTGTCGATTGACGGGGTGTACCGGGCGGGGTGA
- a CDS encoding DUF427 domain-containing protein: MTNPSPGFARNPAKSITVEPYPGPVTVSAGGKVIARTARALKLTETPYPPVLYIPFADIDFSALEKTTHASHCPYKGDASYWSVTPAGPRGDNAMWAYERPYDEMAAIRDHGAFYPDRVTIEA; encoded by the coding sequence ATGACCAACCCCTCCCCGGGCTTCGCCCGCAATCCGGCGAAGTCGATCACCGTCGAGCCCTACCCCGGCCCGGTCACCGTCTCGGCCGGCGGCAAAGTGATCGCACGTACAGCCCGCGCGTTGAAACTCACGGAGACGCCCTACCCGCCGGTGCTCTACATTCCCTTCGCCGACATCGATTTCTCGGCGCTGGAGAAGACGACGCATGCCAGCCACTGCCCCTACAAGGGCGACGCCTCCTACTGGAGCGTCACGCCTGCCGGTCCCCGCGGCGACAACGCGATGTGGGCCTACGAGAGGCCCTATGACGAGATGGCCGCGATCCGCGACCACGGCGCCTTCTATCCCGACCGCGTGACGATCGAGGCGTAA
- a CDS encoding glycosyltransferase family 9 protein — protein sequence MTMPLARPAPTGGAIRSILVIQTKYIGDVVLSSALTAGLRRAFPGARVDMVCESHLADFVRDNGIADGTIGVERAKARGSIPERLAVRLKLLRQVRAGGYDLSIDIADSTTSQLAQWAVGAPVRVSYDPPEKRPVLGFLGRPWTHPCPRFGAGKHYVDRYLVPLTALGMDAGGLTPRLTPSPARQAEADALLGAEGLEPGGFIAVHAGARTEPRRWPPDRFAAVLAEASARHGLKVALVGGPDERDLSQAVADGCGGTVLAGRLPLAALPALMSRAALFVGNESGPMHIAAAVGVPVVGLFGLTDPEVWGPVSARAAAIRPPMPCACARPGVCVPDDTNKAWCVTRIGEAEVASAIDRVLGKS from the coding sequence ATGACCATGCCCCTCGCGCGCCCAGCCCCGACCGGAGGCGCGATCCGTTCGATCCTGGTCATCCAGACGAAATATATCGGTGACGTCGTGCTCTCGTCCGCGCTGACGGCGGGGTTGCGACGCGCCTTTCCCGGCGCGCGGGTCGACATGGTTTGCGAGAGCCATCTCGCCGATTTCGTCCGCGACAACGGCATCGCCGACGGAACGATCGGCGTCGAGAGGGCCAAGGCGCGCGGGTCGATCCCGGAGCGGCTGGCCGTGCGCCTGAAGCTGCTGAGGCAGGTGCGCGCCGGCGGATATGACCTGTCGATCGACATCGCCGACAGCACCACCTCGCAACTGGCGCAATGGGCGGTCGGCGCGCCGGTGCGCGTCAGCTACGATCCGCCGGAAAAGCGCCCCGTGCTCGGCTTTCTCGGCCGGCCGTGGACGCATCCCTGCCCGCGGTTCGGCGCGGGAAAGCACTATGTCGACCGCTACCTCGTGCCGCTCACGGCGCTGGGAATGGATGCGGGCGGACTGACGCCGCGGTTGACGCCGTCGCCGGCGCGGCAGGCGGAGGCGGATGCGCTGCTGGGGGCCGAAGGGCTGGAGCCGGGCGGCTTCATTGCCGTGCATGCGGGCGCGCGCACCGAGCCGCGCCGCTGGCCGCCGGATCGCTTCGCGGCGGTGCTGGCCGAGGCCTCGGCGCGCCACGGGCTGAAGGTGGCGCTGGTTGGCGGGCCGGACGAGCGCGACCTGTCGCAGGCGGTGGCGGACGGGTGCGGCGGCACGGTGTTGGCCGGGCGCCTGCCGCTTGCGGCACTGCCGGCGCTGATGTCGCGGGCAGCGCTCTTCGTCGGCAACGAGAGCGGGCCGATGCATATCGCGGCAGCCGTCGGCGTGCCGGTCGTCGGCCTGTTCGGGTTGACAGATCCCGAGGTCTGGGGGCCGGTGTCCGCCCGCGCGGCGGCGATCCGGCCGCCGATGCCCTGCGCCTGCGCGCGGCCGGGCGTCTGCGTGCCCGACGACACCAACAAGGCGTGGTGCGTGACCCGGATCGGCGAGGCCGAGGTGGCCAGCGCGATCGACCGGGTGTTGGGCAAGAGCTGA
- a CDS encoding aminotransferase, translating into MNAPLTNVQARDVEALLHPYTPIHRLREIGPLVIERGKGVYVYDTQGKAYIEGMAGLWCTGLGYGDEELIETATEQLRTLSYSHLFGAKGMEPAIELAEKLKEIAPIPISKVFYTSSGSEANDTQVKLAWYMNNALGRPNKKKIISRQKAYHGVTIMAASLTGLPYNHMGWDLPVDRVIHTDCPHYWRFGEDGESEAEFLARIVGSLRDLIEREGPDTIAAMIAEPVMGAGGVIVPPAGYYPAIKEVLDEHDIILIDDEVINGFGRTGNWWGAQTHGMVPTTISAAKQLTSAYVPLGAVLVPEDIYQAYVDHSRQIGTFGHGFTYGGHPLGCAVGAKTIEIYQKRDIIGKVRALAPVFEKRLKAVADHPLVGEVRYSGLVGGVELVADKKTKRSFDAKKGVGPGLVRFAEGHGAILRAIGDTIAFCPPMIITEAELNELFDRFEKALADTEAWVSKEGLRAA; encoded by the coding sequence ATGAATGCCCCGCTCACCAACGTCCAGGCGCGCGACGTCGAAGCCCTGCTTCACCCCTACACGCCGATCCACCGGCTGCGGGAGATCGGTCCGCTGGTCATCGAGCGCGGCAAGGGCGTCTATGTCTACGACACGCAGGGCAAGGCCTATATCGAGGGCATGGCGGGCCTGTGGTGCACCGGCCTCGGCTATGGCGACGAGGAACTGATCGAGACCGCCACCGAGCAGCTGCGCACGCTGTCCTACTCGCACCTCTTCGGCGCCAAGGGCATGGAGCCGGCGATCGAGTTGGCCGAGAAGTTGAAGGAGATCGCGCCGATCCCGATCTCCAAGGTGTTTTACACCTCGTCCGGCTCCGAGGCCAACGACACCCAGGTCAAGCTCGCCTGGTACATGAACAATGCGCTCGGCCGGCCAAACAAGAAGAAGATCATCTCGCGCCAGAAGGCCTATCACGGCGTCACGATCATGGCCGCCTCGCTCACCGGCCTGCCCTACAACCACATGGGCTGGGACCTGCCGGTCGACCGCGTCATCCACACGGACTGCCCGCACTACTGGCGATTCGGCGAGGACGGCGAGAGCGAAGCCGAGTTCCTGGCGAGGATTGTGGGCTCCCTCCGCGATTTGATCGAGCGTGAGGGCCCCGACACGATCGCGGCGATGATCGCCGAGCCGGTGATGGGCGCCGGCGGCGTCATCGTCCCGCCGGCGGGCTATTATCCGGCGATCAAGGAGGTGCTCGACGAGCACGACATCATCCTGATCGACGACGAGGTCATCAACGGCTTCGGCCGCACCGGCAACTGGTGGGGGGCGCAGACGCACGGCATGGTGCCCACCACCATTTCCGCCGCCAAGCAGCTCACCTCGGCCTATGTGCCGCTCGGCGCGGTGCTGGTGCCGGAGGACATCTACCAGGCCTATGTCGACCATTCGCGCCAGATCGGCACGTTCGGCCACGGCTTTACCTATGGCGGCCATCCGCTCGGCTGCGCCGTCGGCGCCAAGACGATCGAGATCTACCAGAAGCGCGACATCATCGGCAAAGTGCGGGCGCTCGCGCCCGTCTTCGAGAAGCGGCTGAAGGCCGTGGCGGATCATCCGCTCGTCGGCGAGGTGCGCTATTCGGGCCTGGTCGGTGGCGTTGAGCTCGTGGCCGACAAGAAGACGAAGCGCTCCTTCGACGCCAAGAAGGGCGTCGGACCGGGGCTGGTGAGGTTCGCCGAAGGCCACGGCGCGATCCTGCGCGCCATCGGCGACACTATCGCCTTCTGCCCGCCGATGATCATCACCGAGGCCGAGCTCAACGAGCTGTTCGACCGCTTCGAAAAGGCCCTCGCCGACACCGAGGCCTGGGTCAGCAAGGAAGGTCTCCGCGCCGCCTGA
- the ppdK gene encoding pyruvate, phosphate dikinase has protein sequence MTKWVFSFGDGRAEGKAGDKNLLGGKGANLAEMSSLGLPVPPGFTITTEVCTHFYANGRSYPAELKGQVEAALAEIGRITGKAFGDPERLLLVSVRSGARASMPGMMDTVLNLGLNDETVEALGRESGDERFAWDSYRRFIQMFCDVVLELDHEVFEEILEEEKDRKGYELDTEFSAGELRHLVALYKEKVEAELGKPFPQDPHEQLWAAIGAVFSSWMNARAITYRRLHNIPESWGTAVNVQAMVFGNMGETSATGVAFTRNPSTGEKALYGEFLVNAQGEDVVAGIRTPQNITEAARIAAGSDKPSLEKVMPDAYREFVTISQRLEKHYRDMQDLEFTIERGRLWMLQTRSGKRTAKAALKIAVEMAAEALISRQEAVARIDPSSLDQLLHPTIDPKATREVIGSGLPASPGAATGEIVFTSDEAEEASKAGRKVILVRVETSPEDIHGMHAAEGILTTRGGMTSHAAVVARGMGKPCVSGAGGLRVDTKNGTLMAMGVTLKKGDMITIDGGSGQVLKGKVAMLQPELSGDFAQIMQWADETRRMKVRTNAETPADARMARSFGAEGIGLCRTEHMFFDGDRIVAMREMILADTEAGRRAALAKLLPMQRSDFVELFEIMAGLPVTIRLLDPPLHEFLPKTEEEIEEVAAAMGVSADKLRHRTETLHEFNPMLGHRGCRLAVSYPEIAEMQARAIFEAAVEAAKKTGSAVVPEVMVPLVGLKSELDFVKARIDAAAKEVMAETGVTIDYLTGTMIELPRAALRAHVIAETAEFFSFGTNDLTQTTFGISRDDASSFLETYRQKGVIEQDPFVSLDIDGVGELVRIAADKGRATRPEIKLGICGEHGGDPASISFCEEVGLDYVSCSPFRVPIARLAAAQAAVRKG, from the coding sequence ATGACCAAGTGGGTGTTTTCGTTCGGCGACGGTCGTGCCGAGGGCAAGGCCGGCGACAAGAACCTGCTGGGCGGCAAGGGGGCGAATCTCGCCGAGATGTCGTCGCTCGGCCTGCCGGTGCCGCCCGGCTTCACCATCACCACCGAGGTCTGCACGCATTTCTACGCCAACGGCCGCTCCTATCCGGCCGAGCTGAAGGGCCAGGTCGAGGCAGCCCTTGCCGAGATCGGCCGCATCACCGGCAAGGCCTTCGGCGATCCGGAACGCCTGCTGCTCGTCTCGGTGCGCTCGGGCGCCCGCGCGTCGATGCCGGGCATGATGGACACGGTGCTGAACCTCGGCCTCAACGACGAGACGGTGGAGGCGCTCGGGCGCGAATCCGGCGACGAGCGCTTCGCCTGGGACAGCTACCGCCGCTTCATCCAGATGTTCTGCGACGTGGTGCTGGAACTCGACCACGAGGTGTTCGAGGAGATCCTCGAAGAGGAGAAGGACCGCAAGGGTTACGAACTCGACACCGAGTTCTCGGCCGGCGAGCTGCGCCACCTCGTTGCGCTCTACAAGGAGAAGGTCGAGGCCGAGCTGGGAAAACCGTTCCCGCAGGACCCGCACGAGCAGCTGTGGGCCGCGATCGGCGCGGTGTTCTCGTCGTGGATGAATGCGCGCGCCATCACCTATCGCCGCCTGCACAACATTCCCGAATCGTGGGGCACGGCCGTGAACGTGCAGGCGATGGTGTTCGGCAACATGGGCGAGACCTCGGCCACGGGCGTTGCGTTTACCCGCAACCCGTCCACAGGCGAGAAGGCACTCTACGGCGAATTCCTGGTCAATGCGCAGGGTGAGGACGTGGTGGCCGGCATCCGCACGCCGCAGAACATCACCGAGGCCGCGCGCATCGCCGCCGGTTCGGACAAGCCGTCGCTCGAAAAGGTGATGCCCGACGCCTACCGCGAGTTCGTGACGATTTCGCAGCGGCTGGAAAAGCACTACCGCGACATGCAGGACCTCGAATTCACCATCGAGCGCGGCCGGCTGTGGATGCTGCAGACCCGCTCGGGCAAGCGCACGGCCAAGGCGGCGCTGAAGATCGCCGTCGAGATGGCGGCCGAAGCACTGATCAGCCGGCAGGAGGCGGTGGCGCGCATCGATCCGTCCTCGCTCGACCAGCTTCTCCATCCGACCATCGATCCCAAGGCGACGCGCGAGGTGATCGGCTCCGGCCTGCCTGCCTCGCCGGGCGCCGCCACCGGCGAGATCGTCTTCACCTCCGACGAGGCGGAGGAGGCGTCGAAGGCCGGCCGCAAGGTGATCCTGGTGCGCGTCGAGACGAGCCCCGAGGACATCCACGGCATGCACGCCGCCGAAGGCATCCTGACCACGCGCGGCGGCATGACGAGCCACGCCGCGGTGGTGGCGCGCGGCATGGGCAAGCCCTGCGTGTCGGGTGCCGGCGGACTGCGCGTCGACACCAAGAACGGCACGCTGATGGCGATGGGCGTGACGCTGAAGAAGGGTGACATGATCACCATCGACGGCGGCAGCGGCCAGGTGCTGAAGGGCAAGGTGGCGATGCTGCAGCCGGAGCTTTCCGGCGATTTCGCCCAGATCATGCAATGGGCCGACGAGACCCGCCGCATGAAGGTGCGCACCAATGCCGAGACGCCGGCTGACGCACGCATGGCGCGCTCCTTCGGCGCGGAGGGCATCGGGCTTTGCCGCACCGAGCACATGTTCTTCGATGGCGACCGGATCGTCGCCATGCGCGAGATGATTTTGGCCGACACCGAGGCCGGCCGGCGCGCGGCGCTGGCGAAGCTTTTGCCGATGCAGCGCTCCGACTTCGTCGAACTGTTCGAGATCATGGCGGGCCTGCCCGTCACCATCCGCCTGCTCGATCCGCCGCTGCACGAATTCCTGCCGAAGACGGAAGAGGAGATCGAGGAGGTCGCGGCCGCGATGGGCGTCTCGGCCGACAAGCTGCGCCACCGCACCGAGACGCTGCACGAGTTCAACCCGATGCTCGGCCATCGCGGCTGCCGCCTGGCGGTAAGCTATCCCGAGATCGCCGAGATGCAGGCCCGCGCCATCTTCGAGGCGGCCGTGGAGGCGGCGAAGAAGACGGGCTCGGCCGTGGTGCCGGAGGTGATGGTGCCGCTGGTCGGGTTGAAGTCGGAGCTCGACTTCGTCAAGGCGCGCATCGACGCCGCCGCCAAGGAGGTGATGGCCGAGACGGGCGTGACGATCGACTATCTGACCGGCACGATGATCGAGCTGCCGCGCGCCGCCCTGCGCGCCCACGTGATCGCCGAGACGGCGGAGTTCTTTTCCTTCGGCACAAACGACCTGACGCAGACGACGTTCGGCATCAGCCGAGACGACGCGTCGAGCTTCCTTGAAACCTACCGACAGAAGGGCGTCATCGAGCAGGACCCGTTCGTCTCGCTCGACATCGACGGCGTTGGAGAGCTGGTGCGCATCGCGGCCGACAAGGGCCGCGCAACGCGGCCCGAGATAAAACTCGGCATCTGCGGCGAGCACGGCGGCGACCCGGCCTCGATCTCGTTCTGCGAGGAGGTCGGGCTGGATTACGTGTCCTGCTCGCCCTTCCGCGTGCCGATCGCACGGCTGGCGGCGGCGCAGGCGGCGGTGCGGAAGGGGTAG